One Orcinus orca chromosome 8, mOrcOrc1.1, whole genome shotgun sequence genomic window, TCTGACAGTCTCGTCATTATCATAATCATCTGACTGGTAAGGGATGGAGCTTACAACGTCCCTTGGTGGATATTATCTGACTCCCCGGCTCCCCTGTGATGTGCCTGGTGTCAGCATCCACATATTCACAAGAGGAAGCCTCCCAGCTGGTgattggcagagctggaattcataGCCTGGTGTCTGAACTCCATAGAGAGGCTAACGCTGTGTTTGTTTAACGCTCATGCTTTTTCACATGTTAACACCTCAGAAATCAGGGTGATGACATCTATCGTTACAGCTGATGGCACGTCAAGAGTTTATTTTGGCAGCATTTTTGTCCTTTATGGTACATAAAATACTAACAGTGTGACTCGTCATCAATGCCATCTTAGACTTCGTGAAACCCAATTCACAGAGCAGGTGGGAGGCTCTGCTGAAATATATACTGAGTGCCCGGCAATGTCTGGCACCTGGTTAGGGCTCCAGACACTGTGGCTGATATTATTAGTGTCTCCTAATGCTATTTTTATGATGATCACCAGCCCTGGGATGGCAAATTGGTTTTATCTCCTGAGCCGGCTCCAGTCAAGAGGGAGCACTGCTTCGCGTGTAATAACGCCTCAATAAAGATTGGATTCATGATTCTGGGACTGAGGAAAAGAATGCCCTGATTCATCAGTAATGTCTGCCTGGGCATGGTAAGGGCAATGGTCCCTCTTAGGCCAGTATTTGCCGTTCCTGATCTAGCCCAAGCTGTATTCCTTGGGCTATAAATCCAGATGCAATTCCTAGTCcaaatctgggggtggggggagtggggtgggtgggaggagggataccTGAGCAGAGGACCCTGGCTGCCTGTGATTGTCTGCAGAGGTTGGAGTTATTGAACCGCCAGAAGCACTCGGAGAGCGTGGGCTCCCCTCCCTCGCATGAGTAGTACATCTTGCCCGACAGGGAGTGCGGCAGCCCCTTGGGCACCCGGGCCAGAGTCCCACAGCCCAAGTCCCGGCAGAGCACCTTGGCCTCTGGTTCGTACCACGTACTGTCACACACTGTGTTCCAGACCCCTCGGAAGTACACCTCCACCTGGCCCTCGCAGGGGTCAGCGCCCCCGGTCAGGCGCCAGGACTGGTGctctgcagggggtgggggggtcagaGTCAGGTCAGGATCCTTTGGGCAGAAACCCTCACCAGCCCCGACCCACAAATGCAAGCTCCCCAGAGCCAATCGGTCTCCAGATCTTGTGTGCTCACCCTCCTGCCTCTGCATCCCTCCTCTCATCTGCCCCACCTGCTCCAGCTGGCCCTGCTGCTGTCTACATCCTGGCTGCTCAAATGTGGTCCTTGGACCGGCAGCTTCCGTatcacctgggatcttgttagaaatgcagaatttcaagCCCtgcctcagacctactgaatcagaatgtaCATTGGACGAgacctgcctccctccccattcTTGGGCACATTAAGAGAAGCGCTGGCTGGACCAGAACTTCCTGTCCTCATCTGGGCTCCAACAGCCTCCACAGGGCCTCCCAGCCTCCATCTCCCCTTGCTGTTCTGAACCAGGTGACCAACTCCCACTCAGAAAAAGCCTCACTTCTAATGTCACCTACTCCAGGAGGTGGGCAGGCTTAGCCCTCCAGCTCTGGATTGCCTGCTGTCTCTTAACTCCACCTGGCTTCCTTTCGTAAGGCATTTGCCACTCTCTCTCCTGGATTATGTCTGTCTGGGTCTCATCTTCCCTCTTGGGCTATGACCTCCCATGGGCAGGGACCATCTGTCCAGCACTAACTACAGTCCTGGCGCCCAGCAGGCCTGCAGTAAGTGTTGGATAACCGTGGCGCAGCATCGCCCACTGACCTGAGCACACCACGCCAGCGTCCTCCTTGTGGCCACAGTAGCCATTTCCCGGCAGCCCCAGGCAGTCCCACAGGTAGGTCTCCGACCCGGAACAGTTCACTTGGTCCCGGTGGATGCGTCCTTGGCCAGGCGCAAAGTGCAAGCCGGGCAGGGCCTGGACCGCCCAGCCGCAGCTCAGTTGCCGGCACACCACGTGGGCATCGTCCAGGTCCCACGTGTCGTCACACACCGAACCCCACTGTCCGTGCTCCAGCATCTCCACGCGGCCCTCGCACGGGCTGCCACCACCCACCAATTTCAAATCGAGGTTTTCTGGGGATAGGAGGAGAAGGGGTTTGTGGATGTGAGGAAGGGGCGAAAGGAAGGGAAGTCAGGGGGAGGGTTGTTGGGCAGGAGAGCTGTGCCTGGGGCTGTGGACCCAGTGAGAGAAAGAGGGGCGGGTAACCCAGTGGGCAAGACTGGGGAACACGGCCTGTCTGGGCTGGGGACCTGGGGTGGGGCGGAGGTGGGGAACTGGTCAAGGCTGGGGACCCAGGGGCGGTGCTGGATACCtagtgggaggggctgggagccttTTGGGAGGGGCTAGTAACCTGGTGGGCGGTGCTGAGGAATCGGCTCAGGGCTGCGGGCGGGGTAGGCTGAGCGGCAGACTAGTGGGTGGGGCAAGAGACCGGGTGGGCGGAGCCTGAAGAGCAGGTCTCGGGGCTGGGGAGCGGCAGCGCTAAGAGATCCTGGGAACCTGGCATATTTCTGTACCAGGGGGCAGAGGCGCTGCAGCCCTCCGGTGAGGGAACCAATTGTATTCGCGTCGGTGGTGGGTCTGGGTAGAAGTACGGAGGGCGAGACTTGGGTCCAgtggccagggctggggacagGATGCGGGGCAGTGGCCGAAGGACTGGGAGGTAGGACAGGGAGGAGGCCGGCGGCGGGAGCGGGTTGGTCCGCTCGTACCTGCACAGGTGACCTGGACCGGCCTCTCGTCGCTGCTGCACGCGTGCTCCACCACCTTGCAGAGCTGCCATTCGGGGCCGCTGCACTGGACGGTGGGCGCTAGGGCCCACGTGGTATTCGGGGCCCAGCTGGCGTTTCCCGCGGCTGCACCAGTCGGCAGCGCCGGGGTCGGCGGGACGGGCTGTTCCAGCGGCTCCGCCCGGCCGCAGCCCAGCGAGCGGCACACAGCCTCGGAGGCGCGGAGGTCCCAGAGTGCCCCGCACGCGGGCTCCCAGGACTGCCGGAACCAGACCTCCGCCGTCCCGTTGCAGCGGCTGCTCCCATTCACCAGGCGGACCTGGAGTCGCTCCCCTGGAAGGGCCAGACCCTAGCTGAGCCTCGGCTGATTCGGGTTCTGCCGACCTCAGGGATGGAGGTGGAGGCGGACAGCTGCCAAGGGTCCCACCACTGATCTGCTGCGTGACCTTGGACCATACCCTACccgctctgagcctcagcctTCCAGTCTGCAAAATGGGGCTGGGCTGCCTCATCGCCTGACCCTTTGGTCCTCCTTAGAGACAGGAGAAGGTAGCTCCGAAGGTGACTGGAGGTTAGGATGGGTTAGCCCTGGGGTGTCCAGTCCCCACAGACACTTCTTTCTTGCCTCTGTCTCCAGAGTCACCCTTGTGTGAAAGGAGGGCAGGGTTCTGGGTTGAGAGGCCCTCTCCCCCGCTACTGTGGGTGCCATgctgcccctcccaggcccctccGCTATTCTGAGGGTACAACCATGGAGGCTGCCATTGTGACACCGGAACCTTGGAGGATGGACATGGGGTTGGTGATGGGGTTGAAGGTGGGCGGCCTCAGTGGATGGTGGTCCCCCCTTACCCAGAGCCCCTCCTGGGGGAATCACCTCCTGTTTTTGCCCAGGGTTGCACACAACTTTGCACAGAGTAGGTccttaaatatctgttgaattaatTGAGGACCCATCTGATGGAACCCCACCACTCCTACCAAGTGTCCTTTAGCTTGTTCTCAACAAATCCCCTTTAAATGCCCGCTGAATACCTTGCCCACATGTGCATGACCTTTCATCAGTGGCCTCCCAAAGACAGCAGCTCTAGGATCTCAAAGTGAATCTAGTGGTGGAGCTTCAGGCATTGGGTCAGGAAGGAGAAGTgttgtctgaagtcaggcagcctccCTGGTACCATAAAAACCCATTTCCCTTTCCCATCACCCCCCACAGACCACCTACTTGGTCTCAGAAAGCTGACTGTGAGCCCCGCAAGATTGTTTCCTCACCTGGCTGCAAGAGCTGGCTCTCTTCACTGGTGGTGTTGGGCTGGCCAGATGGGGCTGGACTTGGGTGACCTGAAATTAACCAGCAACAGCCGTGAGTGAGCTCAGGCCTGGAGGGCACACAGGTGCCTTGAAGGGTAGGGGGCACTTTCCGGATCCTTCTGTGGCTACATGGGGCCTCTGGGAGGACAGGGTCCTCGACCTTGGGTGCACTTACCTCCTTCCGGGGTAGGGAAATTCTCAAGCTT contains:
- the CD6 gene encoding T-cell differentiation antigen CD6 isoform X14, with amino-acid sequence MTPDIMLLFVVAGLLTAALSGHPSPAPSGQPNTTSEESQLLQPGERLQVRLVNGSSRCNGTAEVWFRQSWEPACGALWDLRASEAVCRSLGCGRAEPLEQPVPPTPALPTGAAAGNASWAPNTTWALAPTVQCSGPEWQLCKVVEHACSSDERPVQVTCAENLDLKLVGGGSPCEGRVEMLEHGQWGSVCDDTWDLDDAHVVCRQLSCGWAVQALPGLHFAPGQGRIHRDQVNCSGSETYLWDCLGLPGNGYCGHKEDAGVVCSEHQSWRLTGGADPCEGQVEVYFRGVWNTVCDSTWYEPEAKVLCRDLGCGTLARVPKGLPHSLSGKMYYSCEGGEPTLSECFWRFNNSNLCRQSQAARVLCSGARSLLNLSTSEIPATGQPVTVESSVTVKMKDWESRELMLLIPCIVLGILLLVSLSFIAIILLRIKGKYVPKLPIQVQAPPPEDSNSSSDSDYEHYDFSSQPPVALTTFYNSQRHRFTDEEVRQNRFQMPPLEEGPGLEEVHASRVPPANPEHCIADPCSTGPQRHPRSKGGSSTSSGEGRCNSPGSRLPPWNSQVFSSERKPLLGQPLNLELAGSQATFPGPSADDSSSTSSGEWYQNFQPPPQLPSAEQFGCPGSLTPQPDSSSNEDYDDIGAA
- the CD6 gene encoding T-cell differentiation antigen CD6 isoform X3, whose protein sequence is MTPDIMLLFVVAGLLTAALSGHPSPAPSGQPNTTSEESQLLQPGERLQVRLVNGSSRCNGTAEVWFRQSWEPACGALWDLRASEAVCRSLGCGRAEPLEQPVPPTPALPTGAAAGNASWAPNTTWALAPTVQCSGPEWQLCKVVEHACSSDERPVQVTCAENLDLKLVGGGSPCEGRVEMLEHGQWGSVCDDTWDLDDAHVVCRQLSCGWAVQALPGLHFAPGQGRIHRDQVNCSGSETYLWDCLGLPGNGYCGHKEDAGVVCSEHQSWRLTGGADPCEGQVEVYFRGVWNTVCDSTWYEPEAKVLCRDLGCGTLARVPKGLPHSLSGKMYYSCEGGEPTLSECFWRFNNSNLCRQSQAARVLCSGARSLLNLSTSEIPATGQPVTVESSVTVKMKDWESRELMLLIPCIVLGILLLVSLSFIAIILLRIKGKYALPAMVNHQHLPITTPAGTTSYQEVPITIAKEEIPKLPIQVQAPPPEDSNSSSDSDYEHYDFSSQPPVALTTFYNSQRHRFTDEEVRQNRFQMPPLEEDPCSTGPQRHPRSKGGSSTSSGEGRCNSPGSRLPPWNSQVFSSERKPLLGQPLNLELAGSQATFPAGPSADDSSSTSSGEWYQNFQPPPQLPSAEQFGCPGSLTPQPDSSSNEDYDDIGAA
- the CD6 gene encoding T-cell differentiation antigen CD6 isoform X7; translation: MTPDIMLLFVVAGLLTAALSGHPSPAPSGQPNTTSEESQLLQPGERLQVRLVNGSSRCNGTAEVWFRQSWEPACGALWDLRASEAVCRSLGCGRAEPLEQPVPPTPALPTGAAAGNASWAPNTTWALAPTVQCSGPEWQLCKVVEHACSSDERPVQVTCAENLDLKLVGGGSPCEGRVEMLEHGQWGSVCDDTWDLDDAHVVCRQLSCGWAVQALPGLHFAPGQGRIHRDQVNCSGSETYLWDCLGLPGNGYCGHKEDAGVVCSEHQSWRLTGGADPCEGQVEVYFRGVWNTVCDSTWYEPEAKVLCRDLGCGTLARVPKGLPHSLSGKMYYSCEGGEPTLSECFWRFNNSNLCRQSQAARVLCSGARSLLNLSTSEIPATGQPVTVESSVTVKMKDWESRELMLLIPCIVLGILLLVSLSFIAIILLRIKGKYALPAMVNHQHLPITTPAGTTSYQEVPITIAKEENSQRHRFTDEEVRQNRFQMPPLEEDPCSTGPQRHPRSKGGSSTSSGEGRCNSPGSRLPPWNSQVFSSERKPLLGQPLNLELAGSQATFPAGPSADDSSSTSSGEWYQNFQPPPQLPSAEQFGCPGSLTPQPDSSSNEDYDDIGAA
- the CD6 gene encoding T-cell differentiation antigen CD6 isoform X6; the protein is MTPDIMLLFVVAGLLTAALSGHPSPAPSGQPNTTSEESQLLQPGERLQVRLVNGSSRCNGTAEVWFRQSWEPACGALWDLRASEAVCRSLGCGRAEPLEQPVPPTPALPTGAAAGNASWAPNTTWALAPTVQCSGPEWQLCKVVEHACSSDERPVQVTCAENLDLKLVGGGSPCEGRVEMLEHGQWGSVCDDTWDLDDAHVVCRQLSCGWAVQALPGLHFAPGQGRIHRDQVNCSGSETYLWDCLGLPGNGYCGHKEDAGVVCSEHQSWRLTGGADPCEGQVEVYFRGVWNTVCDSTWYEPEAKVLCRDLGCGTLARVPKGLPHSLSGKMYYSCEGGEPTLSECFWRFNNSNLCRQSQAARVLCSGARSLLNLSTSEIPATGQPVTVALPAMVNHQHLPITTPAGTTSYQEVPITIAKEEIPKLPIQVQAPPPEDSNSSSDSDYEHYDFSSQPPVALTTFYNSQRHRFTDEEVRQNRFQMPPLEEGPGLEEVHASRVPPANPEHCIADPCSTGPQRHPRSKGGSSTSSGEGRCNSPGSRLPPWNSQVFSSERKPLLGQPLNLELAGSQATFPAGPSADDSSSTSSGEWYQNFQPPPQLPSAEQFGCPGSLTPQPDSSSNEDYDDIGAA
- the CD6 gene encoding T-cell differentiation antigen CD6 isoform X4, which produces MTPDIMLLFVVAGLLTAALSGHPSPAPSGQPNTTSEESQLLQPGERLQVRLVNGSSRCNGTAEVWFRQSWEPACGALWDLRASEAVCRSLGCGRAEPLEQPVPPTPALPTGAAAGNASWAPNTTWALAPTVQCSGPEWQLCKVVEHACSSDERPVQVTCAENLDLKLVGGGSPCEGRVEMLEHGQWGSVCDDTWDLDDAHVVCRQLSCGWAVQALPGLHFAPGQGRIHRDQVNCSGSETYLWDCLGLPGNGYCGHKEDAGVVCSEHQSWRLTGGADPCEGQVEVYFRGVWNTVCDSTWYEPEAKVLCRDLGCGTLARVPKGLPHSLSGKMYYSCEGGEPTLSECFWRFNNSNLCRQSQAARVLCSGARSLLNLSTSEIPATGQPVTVESSVTVKMKDWESRELMLLIPCIVLGILLLVSLSFIAIILLRIKGKYVPKLPIQVQAPPPEDSNSSSDSDYEHYDFSSQPPVALTTFYNSQRHRFTDEEVRQNRFQMPPLEEGPGLEEVHASRVPPANPEHCIADPCSTGPQRHPRSKGGSSTSSGEGRCNSPGSRLPPWNSQVFSSERKPLLGQPLNLELAGSQATFPAGPSADDSSSTSSGEWYQNFQPPPQLPSAEQFGCPGSLTPQPDSSSNEDYDDIGAA
- the CD6 gene encoding T-cell differentiation antigen CD6 isoform X1 — protein: MTPDIMLLFVVAGLLTAALSGHPSPAPSGQPNTTSEESQLLQPGERLQVRLVNGSSRCNGTAEVWFRQSWEPACGALWDLRASEAVCRSLGCGRAEPLEQPVPPTPALPTGAAAGNASWAPNTTWALAPTVQCSGPEWQLCKVVEHACSSDERPVQVTCAENLDLKLVGGGSPCEGRVEMLEHGQWGSVCDDTWDLDDAHVVCRQLSCGWAVQALPGLHFAPGQGRIHRDQVNCSGSETYLWDCLGLPGNGYCGHKEDAGVVCSEHQSWRLTGGADPCEGQVEVYFRGVWNTVCDSTWYEPEAKVLCRDLGCGTLARVPKGLPHSLSGKMYYSCEGGEPTLSECFWRFNNSNLCRQSQAARVLCSGARSLLNLSTSEIPATGQPVTVESSVTVKMKDWESRELMLLIPCIVLGILLLVSLSFIAIILLRIKGKYALPAMVNHQHLPITTPAGTTSYQEVPITIAKEEIPKLPIQVQAPPPEDSNSSSDSDYEHYDFSSQPPVALTTFYNSQRHRFTDEEVRQNRFQMPPLEEGPGLEEVHASRVPPANPEHCIADPCSTGPQRHPRSKGGSSTSSGEGRCNSPGSRLPPWNSQVFSSERKPLLGQPLNLELAGSQATFPAGPSADDSSSTSSGEWYQNFQPPPQLPSAEQFGCPGSLTPQPDSSSNEDYDDIGAA
- the CD6 gene encoding T-cell differentiation antigen CD6 isoform X9 codes for the protein MTPDIMLLFVVAGLLTAALSGHPSPAPSGQPNTTSEESQLLQPGERLQVRLVNGSSRCNGTAEVWFRQSWEPACGALWDLRASEAVCRSLGCGRAEPLEQPVPPTPALPTGAAAGNASWAPNTTWALAPTVQCSGPEWQLCKVVEHACSSDERPVQVTCAENLDLKLVGGGSPCEGRVEMLEHGQWGSVCDDTWDLDDAHVVCRQLSCGWAVQALPGLHFAPGQGRIHRDQVNCSGSETYLWDCLGLPGNGYCGHKEDAGVVCSEHQSWRLTGGADPCEGQVEVYFRGVWNTVCDSTWYEPEAKVLCRDLGCGTLARVPKGLPHSLSGKMYYSCEGGEPTLSECFWRFNNSNLCRQSQAARVLCSGARSLLNLSTSEIPATGQPVTVESSVTVKMKDWESRELMLLIPCIVLGILLLVSLSFIAIILLRIKGKYDSQRHRFTDEEVRQNRFQMPPLEEGPGLEEVHASRVPPANPEHCIADPCSTGPQRHPRSKGGSSTSSGEGRCNSPGSRLPPWNSQVFSSERKPLLGQPLNLELAGSQATFPAGPSADDSSSTSSGEWYQNFQPPPQLPSAEQFGCPGSLTPQPDSSSNEDYDDIGAA
- the CD6 gene encoding T-cell differentiation antigen CD6 isoform X10, with protein sequence MTPDIMLLFVVAGLLTAALSGHPSPAPSGQPNTTSEESQLLQPGERLQVRLVNGSSRCNGTAEVWFRQSWEPACGALWDLRASEAVCRSLGCGRAEPLEQPVPPTPALPTGAAAGNASWAPNTTWALAPTVQCSGPEWQLCKVVEHACSSDERPVQVTCAENLDLKLVGGGSPCEGRVEMLEHGQWGSVCDDTWDLDDAHVVCRQLSCGWAVQALPGLHFAPGQGRIHRDQVNCSGSETYLWDCLGLPGNGYCGHKEDAGVVCSEHQSWRLTGGADPCEGQVEVYFRGVWNTVCDSTWYEPEAKVLCRDLGCGTLARVPKGLPHSLSGKMYYSCEGGEPTLSECFWRFNNSNLCRQSQAARVLCSGARSLLNLSTSEIPATGQPVTVALPAMVNHQHLPITTPAGTTSYQEVPITIAKEENSQRHRFTDEEVRQNRFQMPPLEEGPGLEEVHASRVPPANPEHCIADPCSTGPQRHPRSKGGSSTSSGEGRCNSPGSRLPPWNSQVFSSERKPLLGQPLNLELAGSQATFPAGPSADDSSSTSSGEWYQNFQPPPQLPSAEQFGCPGSLTPQPDSSSNEDYDDIGAA
- the CD6 gene encoding T-cell differentiation antigen CD6 isoform X2; translation: MTPDIMLLFVVAGLLTAALSGHPSPAPSGQPNTTSEESQLLQPGERLQVRLVNGSSRCNGTAEVWFRQSWEPACGALWDLRASEAVCRSLGCGRAEPLEQPVPPTPALPTGAAAGNASWAPNTTWALAPTVQCSGPEWQLCKVVEHACSSDERPVQVTCAENLDLKLVGGGSPCEGRVEMLEHGQWGSVCDDTWDLDDAHVVCRQLSCGWAVQALPGLHFAPGQGRIHRDQVNCSGSETYLWDCLGLPGNGYCGHKEDAGVVCSEHQSWRLTGGADPCEGQVEVYFRGVWNTVCDSTWYEPEAKVLCRDLGCGTLARVPKGLPHSLSGKMYYSCEGGEPTLSECFWRFNNSNLCRQSQAARVLCSGARSLLNLSTSEIPATGQPVTVESSVTVKMKDWESRELMLLIPCIVLGILLLVSLSFIAIILLRIKGKYALPAMVNHQHLPITTPAGTTSYQEVPITIAKEEIPKLPIQVQAPPPEDSNSSSDSDYEHYDFSSQPPVALTTFYNSQRHRFTDEEVRQNRFQMPPLEEGPGLEEVHASRVPPANPEHCIADPCSTGPQRHPRSKGGSSTSSGEGRCNSPGSRLPPWNSQVFSSERKPLLGQPLNLELAGSQATFPGPSADDSSSTSSGEWYQNFQPPPQLPSAEQFGCPGSLTPQPDSSSNEDYDDIGAA
- the CD6 gene encoding T-cell differentiation antigen CD6 isoform X5, with the translated sequence MTPDIMLLFVVAGLLTAALSGHPSPAPSGQPNTTSEESQLLQPGERLQVRLVNGSSRCNGTAEVWFRQSWEPACGALWDLRASEAVCRSLGCGRAEPLEQPVPPTPALPTGAAAGNASWAPNTTWALAPTVQCSGPEWQLCKVVEHACSSDERPVQVTCAENLDLKLVGGGSPCEGRVEMLEHGQWGSVCDDTWDLDDAHVVCRQLSCGWAVQALPGLHFAPGQGRIHRDQVNCSGSETYLWDCLGLPGNGYCGHKEDAGVVCSEHQSWRLTGGADPCEGQVEVYFRGVWNTVCDSTWYEPEAKVLCRDLGCGTLARVPKGLPHSLSGKMYYSCEGGEPTLSECFWRFNNSNLCRQSQAARVLCSGARSLLNLSTSEIPATGQPVTVESSVTVKMKDWESRELMLLIPCIVLGILLLVSLSFIAIILLRIKGKYALPAMVNHQHLPITTPAGTTSYQEVPITIAKEENSQRHRFTDEEVRQNRFQMPPLEEGPGLEEVHASRVPPANPEHCIADPCSTGPQRHPRSKGGSSTSSGEGRCNSPGSRLPPWNSQVFSSERKPLLGQPLNLELAGSQATFPAGPSADDSSSTSSGEWYQNFQPPPQLPSAEQFGCPGSLTPQPDSSSNEDYDDIGAA
- the CD6 gene encoding T-cell differentiation antigen CD6 isoform X13 yields the protein MTPDIMLLFVVAGLLTAALSGHPSPAPSGQPNTTSEESQLLQPGERLQVRLVNGSSRCNGTAEVWFRQSWEPACGALWDLRASEAVCRSLGCGRAEPLEQPVPPTPALPTGAAAGNASWAPNTTWALAPTVQCSGPEWQLCKVVEHACSSDERPVQVTCAENLDLKLVGGGSPCEGRVEMLEHGQWGSVCDDTWDLDDAHVVCRQLSCGWAVQALPGLHFAPGQGRIHRDQVNCSGSETYLWDCLGLPGNGYCGHKEDAGVVCSEHQSWRLTGGADPCEGQVEVYFRGVWNTVCDSTWYEPEAKVLCRDLGCGTLARVPKGLPHSLSGKMYYSCEGGEPTLSECFWRFNNSNLCRQSQAARVLCSGARSLLNLSTSEIPATGQPVTVDSQRHRFTDEEVRQNRFQMPPLEEGPGLEEVHASRVPPANPEHCIADPCSTGPQRHPRSKGGSSTSSGEGRCNSPGSRLPPWNSQVFSSERKPLLGQPLNLELAGSQATFPAGPSADDSSSTSSGEWYQNFQPPPQLPSAEQFGCPGSLTPQPDSSSNEDYDDIGAA